The following are from one region of the Halarcobacter sp. genome:
- a CDS encoding EAL domain-containing protein — protein MSKSRFNKKEPISNKKLIFRIIFILLITSIISIFISSIYIKRIALNNLGEDDAKKTSELVFEIMNTKMQEGWGKEDLVQILKRLEHIREGLKVHSYRSKKVEEIMGIHEEDKLTIANDPYIQKALKGDKQFLILEDGSIRYLYPMKVRQECITCHYNTKVGDVNGVLDITYPPSEIKISLDMLISYFLIFFVLFILVCFIILYFVINKKIITPVNRFTRAIHKISLNTDLSKRSNVNPGIKELHILEKHFNELLGKIKYYYDILIDNLYTDSLTRLPNLVKLEEDIKKNEYNTLIIINIDSFKEINNFYGVKVGDTILKQIAMYLYEKTKKVHQVYRLYSDEFAILTQERISKTYCINLINSLNSEFCRYQDTDIQIQSSIGVVYNAKSRAIEKATIALRTAKKNRTLYEEFDNALELQEEYSKHITWSLNIKDSLEKDNIVPYFQPIKDLKTGEIKKYECLARMIFKDEVYAPILFLNISKKAKFYPQITQRMIKKAFEYFEDKPDITFSINYSIDDILNNETTNYLFDMLDRYNIGSQLIIELLESEEIQDFEHVKMFSKKLKEYGVALAIDDFGSGYSNFSYILNLKVDFLKIDSSLIESIDRSENSKIIVKSIVEFAKNVKLKTIAEMVHKKEIEDILKELGIDYVQGYYIGKPKNTIF, from the coding sequence GTGTCTAAATCTAGATTTAATAAAAAAGAACCCATCTCAAATAAAAAGCTTATATTCCGAATTATATTCATCCTTTTAATAACAAGTATAATATCAATATTTATTTCAAGTATATACATAAAAAGAATTGCATTAAATAATTTAGGTGAAGATGATGCAAAAAAAACAAGTGAGCTTGTGTTTGAAATAATGAATACAAAAATGCAAGAGGGTTGGGGGAAAGAGGATTTAGTACAAATATTAAAAAGGCTTGAACATATTAGAGAAGGTTTAAAAGTACACTCATATAGAAGTAAAAAAGTTGAAGAAATCATGGGTATTCATGAGGAAGATAAACTTACAATAGCAAATGATCCATATATTCAAAAAGCTTTAAAAGGTGATAAACAATTTCTAATTTTAGAAGATGGAAGTATAAGATACCTCTATCCAATGAAAGTTAGACAAGAGTGTATCACTTGCCATTACAATACTAAAGTTGGTGATGTAAATGGGGTATTAGATATTACTTATCCACCAAGTGAAATAAAAATTTCACTTGATATGTTAATCTCATATTTTTTAATATTTTTTGTTTTATTTATACTTGTTTGTTTTATTATTCTCTATTTTGTTATTAATAAAAAAATTATCACACCTGTAAATAGATTTACAAGGGCTATTCATAAAATATCTTTAAATACTGACCTTTCTAAAAGATCAAATGTAAACCCAGGAATAAAAGAGTTACATATTTTAGAAAAACATTTTAATGAACTCTTGGGAAAAATAAAATATTACTATGACATTTTGATTGATAATTTATATACTGATTCTCTTACTAGATTACCAAATTTAGTCAAACTAGAAGAGGATATAAAAAAGAATGAATACAACACCTTAATAATCATTAATATCGATTCTTTTAAAGAGATAAATAATTTTTATGGGGTAAAAGTTGGGGATACAATCTTAAAACAAATTGCTATGTATCTTTATGAAAAAACAAAAAAAGTTCATCAGGTATATAGACTTTATAGTGATGAGTTTGCCATATTAACCCAAGAAAGAATATCAAAAACATATTGTATAAATTTGATAAATTCACTAAATAGTGAGTTTTGTAGATATCAAGATACAGATATTCAAATACAGTCATCTATAGGTGTTGTTTACAATGCAAAAAGTAGAGCCATTGAAAAGGCTACGATAGCACTTAGAACAGCAAAAAAGAACAGAACTTTATATGAAGAGTTTGACAATGCTTTAGAGCTTCAAGAAGAGTATTCTAAACATATTACTTGGAGTTTAAATATAAAAGATTCTTTAGAGAAAGACAATATTGTACCTTATTTCCAACCTATTAAAGATTTAAAAACTGGTGAAATAAAAAAATATGAATGTTTGGCAAGAATGATATTTAAAGATGAAGTTTATGCACCCATTTTATTTTTAAATATTTCAAAAAAAGCAAAATTTTATCCTCAAATAACACAAAGAATGATAAAAAAAGCTTTTGAATATTTTGAAGATAAACCTGATATTACATTTTCTATTAATTACTCTATTGATGATATATTAAATAATGAAACAACAAACTACTTATTTGATATGTTGGATAGATATAATATTGGTTCACAATTAATTATTGAACTTTTAGAGAGTGAAGAGATTCAAGACTTTGAACATGTTAAAATGTTCTCAAAAAAACTAAAAGAGTATGGAGTAGCTTTGGCTATTGATGATTTTGGTTCAGGGTATTCAAATTTTTCTTATATATTAAATTTAAAAGTAGATTTTCTTAAGATTGATAGCTCACTAATAGAAAGTATTGATAGAAGTGAAAATTCTAAAATTATTGTTAAATCAATTGTTGAGTTTGCAAAAAATGTAAAACTAAAAACAATTGCAGAGATGGTTCATAAAAAAGAGATAGAAGATATTTTAAAAGAACTTGGAATCGATTATGTACAAGGTTATTATATTGGCAAACCTAAAAACACTATTTTTTAA